A window of Microcoleus sp. FACHB-831 contains these coding sequences:
- a CDS encoding condensation domain-containing protein yields the protein MTTSNRLERLKNLSPEKRLLLLKALREEAAITEESNTIPRRSQLNPSPLSFAQQRLWFLAQLSPGNPAYNLPAAVSLKGQLNIAALEQTFQEIIQRHEVLRTNFALVDGEAVQVISDTATFTLPIINLQALADTKQQAEIQRLAVEEAQTPFNLSKELLLRGKLLQLSDSEYVLLFTMHHIISDGWSMGVLIREVAALYPAFCTAKSSHLPELPIQYADFAVWQRQYLQGEELDKQLSYWKQQLGGALPVLELPTDIRPTVPTFKGAQHLFVIPLSLTEAIKNLCQQEEVTLFMALLAGFQTLLYCYTKQEDIRLGSPIASRSRVELEGLIGFFVNTLVLRTNLSGNPTFRELLVRSRQVCLQAYAHQDVPFEKLVEELQPERKIGQNPLYQAWFVLQNTPTPPLELPGLTMRLLDSKTTTARHDLLLDIWESASGWHCTFEYKTDLFNRATISRIAQSFQTLLHQVVIQPNSNLSELATIIAETDKQQQLSQEQEMQTANIQKLKSIKRKAIHS from the coding sequence ATGACAACCTCTAATCGCTTAGAACGATTAAAAAATCTTTCACCTGAGAAACGGTTACTACTTCTAAAAGCGTTGCGAGAAGAAGCAGCAATTACAGAAGAATCCAATACTATTCCAAGACGTTCTCAACTAAATCCTTCTCCCCTATCTTTTGCACAACAAAGACTTTGGTTTTTGGCTCAACTATCTCCAGGTAATCCCGCCTACAATTTACCTGCGGCTGTATCTCTCAAAGGTCAGCTAAATATTGCGGCGTTAGAACAAACTTTTCAAGAAATTATCCAGCGACACGAAGTTTTACGCACTAATTTTGCGCTGGTAGATGGGGAAGCAGTACAAGTAATTTCTGACACTGCTACTTTTACCCTGCCCATCATTAATCTACAAGCTTTAGCGGATACAAAACAGCAAGCTGAAATTCAACGTTTAGCTGTTGAAGAAGCACAAACACCATTTAACTTAAGCAAGGAGTTATTGCTACGCGGGAAGTTGTTACAACTAAGCGACAGCGAGTATGTGTTGCTATTTACAATGCACCACATTATCTCGGATGGTTGGTCGATGGGTGTCCTCATCCGAGAAGTAGCCGCACTTTATCCAGCTTTTTGTACTGCTAAATCTTCTCATTTACCTGAATTACCTATTCAGTATGCAGATTTTGCTGTTTGGCAACGCCAATATTTACAAGGAGAAGAACTAGATAAACAGTTAAGTTATTGGAAACAACAATTAGGCGGTGCTTTACCTGTTTTAGAGTTACCTACAGACATACGCCCAACTGTTCCCACATTTAAGGGGGCGCAGCATTTATTTGTAATACCCCTCAGCTTAACTGAAGCGATTAAAAATCTTTGCCAGCAGGAAGAAGTAACTTTATTCATGGCTTTACTGGCAGGATTTCAAACTTTACTTTACTGCTACACAAAGCAGGAAGATATTAGATTGGGATCGCCGATTGCTAGCCGTAGCCGTGTTGAACTTGAGGGCTTAATTGGCTTTTTTGTTAATACTTTGGTGTTGCGAACCAATTTAAGCGGAAATCCGACTTTTAGGGAATTGTTAGTGCGATCGCGCCAAGTTTGCTTACAAGCTTATGCCCATCAAGACGTACCTTTCGAGAAACTGGTAGAAGAACTACAACCAGAACGAAAAATCGGTCAAAACCCCTTATATCAAGCTTGGTTTGTACTTCAAAATACCCCCACTCCACCCTTAGAACTTCCAGGCTTAACAATGAGGTTGCTAGATAGTAAAACCACAACAGCAAGGCATGATTTACTTTTAGATATTTGGGAAAGTGCATCAGGTTGGCACTGCACCTTTGAGTACAAAACAGACTTATTTAATCGGGCGACAATATCTCGAATAGCGCAATCTTTTCAAACACTTTTACACCAAGTAGTAATTCAACCCAACAGTAACTTATCTGAATTAGCAACAATTATCGCTGAAACTGACAAACAACAACAACTTAGCCAAGAACAAGAAATGCAAACTGCTAACATTCAAAAATTAAAAAGCATCAAACGCAAAGCCATCCACAGCTAA